A single region of the Triticum dicoccoides isolate Atlit2015 ecotype Zavitan chromosome 2B, WEW_v2.0, whole genome shotgun sequence genome encodes:
- the LOC119368318 gene encoding probable purine permease 11 yields MADASAGNNAGSTSNAEVQIQIPAGPPKAEPGAPSKNSGAKNWRWWMMVSVDVFFVVAGQTSATLLGRYYYHQGGSSKWISTFVQTAGFPILFLALLCFPKSSGGGGASGDAPVAKVAVIYVVLGLVIAADDMMYASGLKYLPVSTYSLICASQLAFNVVFSYVLNSQKLTGLIFNAVILLTLSDALLGVNHDETEDMSGMPRGKYLMGFLLTLGASGTYSLILSLMQLTFENVIKKHTYTAVLNMQIYTALVATVASMVGLFASGEWRMMMEEMDTFRSGQFSYFMTLVWTAVSWQITSVGVVGLVFEVSSLFSNVISTVSLPIVPLFAVLIFHDTMDGIKIIAMLIVAWGFVSYLMQHFIDDKKARKAAAGG; encoded by the exons ATGGCCGACGCCAGCGCCGGCAACAATGCGGGCAGCACGAGCAACGCCGAGGTCCAGATACAGATCCCCGCAG GGCCACCCAAAGCCGAGCCGGGGGCACCATCAAAGAACTCCGGCGCCAAGAACTGGCGGTGGTGGATGATGGTGTCGGTGGACGTCTTCTTCGTCGTCGCCGGTCAAACGTCCGCGACGCTGCTGGGGAGGTACTACTACCACCAGGGCGGCAGCAGCAAGTGGATATCAACGTTCGTGCAGACCGCCGGCTTCCCCATACTGTTCCTCGCCCTCTTGTGTTTCCCCAagtcgtccggcggcggcggcgccagcggCGACGCTCCGGTCGCCAAGGTCGCCGTGATCTACGTCGTCCTGGGGCTCGTCATAGCCGCCGACGACATGATGTACGCCAGCGGCCTCAAGTACCTCCCGGTCTCCACCTACTCGCTCATCTGCGCCAGCCAGCTGGCCTTCAACGTCGTCTTCTCGTACGTGCTCAACTCGCAGAAGCTCACCGGCCTGATCTTCAACGCGGTGATCCTGCTTACGCTGTCCGACGCGCTTCTCGGGGTGAACCACGACGAGACGGAGGACATGAGCGGCATGCCTCGGGGCAAGTACCTCATGGGCTTCCTGCTGACGCTGGGGGCGTCGGGCACCTACTCGCTCATCCTCTCCCTCATGCAGCTCACCTTTGAGAACGTGATCAAGAAGCACACCTACACGGCCGTGCTCAACATGCAGATATACACGGCGCTCGTTGCCACCGTCGCCTCCATGGTCGGCCTCttcgccagcggcgagtggaggatgATGATGGAGGAGATGGACACCTTCCGCTCCGGCCAGTTCTCCTACTTCATGACGCTGGTGTGGACGGCCGTGTCGTGGCAGATCACCTCCGTCGGGGTGGTGGGGCTCGTCTTCGAGGTCTCCTCCCTCTTCTCCAACGTCATCAGCACCGTCTCGCTGCCCATCGTGCCCCTCTTCGCCGTCCTCATCTTCCACGACACCATGGATGGGATCAAGATCATTGCCATGCTCATCGTCGCATGGGGTTTCGTTTCCTATCTCATGCAACACTTCATCGATGACAAGAAAGCTAGGAAGGCCGCAGCTGGTGGCTAG